From a region of the Lactuca sativa cultivar Salinas chromosome 4, Lsat_Salinas_v11, whole genome shotgun sequence genome:
- the LOC111915320 gene encoding RING-H2 finger protein ATL60: protein MSSYHDSNVVELAGKILIVSIVVLSVVLIFVFFIHLYTKWFWHRREENQNGSNTLRRRRRGDFTAGHQEQQSGVTVLRRGLNPSFLKTIPVIPFDPKDFKDGLECAVCLSELDEGEKTRILPKCCHGFHVECIDMWFHSHSTCPICRNPVSDQIEISVEHLLEIRQTQEESTENGDSQTFPTNILFWGDETEVSTLTSQFEEANNHHQTPISTSEPSSSSPSNAINNQLRPVLVIDIPQQIDDDEDQKSPVSYRMRSLKRILSGSRRFINPFGPATTNVEQRTRSDL from the coding sequence ATGAGCAGTTACCATGATTCGAATGTGGTAGAGCTCGCCGGAAAAATCTTGATAGTGTCAATCGTAGTCTTGTCTGTGGTTTTGATCTTCGTTTTCTTTATTCACCTCTACACCAAGTGGTTCTGGCACCGCCGTGAGGAAAACCAGAACGGCTCCAACACCCTCCGTCGCCGTCGTCGGGGAGATTTTACCGCGGGTCACCAGGAACAGCAGTCTGGTGTCACCGTTCTCCGTCGTGGACTGAACCCCTCATTCTTGAAAACGATACCGGTTATTCCGTTCGACCCGAAAGACTTCAAAGATGGATTAGAATGCGCTGTTTGTTTATCAGAGCTCGATGAAGGAGAAAAAACTCGAATTCTACCAAAATGTTGCCATGGATTTCATGTTGAATGCATTGATATGTGGTTTCATTCACATTCGACTTGTCCGATTTGCAGAAACCCTGTTTCCGATCAGATTGAAATTTCAGTCGAGCATTTACTTGAAATTCGTCAAACACAAGAAGAATCAACAGAAAATGGGGATTCACaaactttcccaacaaatatctTGTTTTGGGGAGATGAAACTGAAGTTAGCACGTTGACTTCTCAATTCGAAGAAGCCAATAATCATCATCAAACACCTATTTCAACTTCCGAACCATCTTCTTCTTCACCATCAAACGCCATTAACAACCAATTAAGACCAGTTTTAGTGATCGACATACCACAACAGATTGACGATGATGAAGATCAAAAATCACCAGTTTCTTATCGAATGAGATcattaaaaagaattttgagcgGCAGTAGAAGGTTTATTAACCCCTTTGGTCCCGCTACTACAAATGTCGAACAAAGAACCAGAAGCGATCTATGa
- the LOC111915321 gene encoding uncharacterized protein LOC111915321 translates to MNEFDPELDFSQFLEEAKTHASEEEGRKDSKEKTKAKRSWKASIFSWMKANKKEEQQQQQQLTIKTEYRKPTRRQGYVSGPINGVKGCKTQRLRRQSSGPLSGLFHQRTKMEEFQMPYTSLGKLNKSPENLSNYGPVYLVT, encoded by the exons ATGAACGAGTTTGACCCAGAATTGGATTTTTCACAG TTCTTGGAGGAAGCAAAAACACATGCATCAGAAGAAGAAGGTCGAAAGGATTCAAAGGAAAAAACAAAGGCTAAAAGATCATGGAAAGCTTCTATTTTTTCATGGATGAAAGCCAACAAGAAAgaggaacaacaacaacaacaacaactaacGATAAAAACCGAATACAGAAAACCCACAAGAAGACAAGGGTATGTTTCAGGCCCAATAAATGGGGTCAAAGGCTGCAAAACTCAACGACTTAGACGACAAAGTTCAGGACCTTTATCGGGTCTATTTCATCAAAGAACGAAAATGGAAGAGTTTCAGATGCCATATACATCACTAGGGAAGCTTAATAAGAGTCCTGAGAATCTTTCAAATTATGGTCCTGTATATTTGGTGACATAG
- the LOC111915322 gene encoding ubiquitin-conjugating enzyme E2 34: MAERACVKRLQKEYRALCKEPVSHIVARPSPNDILEWHYVLEGSQGTPFAGGYYYGKIKFPSDYPFKPPGISMTTPNGRFMTQKKICLSMSDFHPESWNPMWSVSSILTGLLSFMMDNSPTTGSVNTTVAEKQRLAKASMAFNCKNPTFRKLFPEYVEKYEEQWVSEQAVVEEVEGSPVVARKEENLQPLVEKKEVKRMELAKEEEVKQARKQSFPTWMLLLLVSFVGLVMALPLLQL, from the exons ATGGCTGAAAGAGCATGTGTAAAGCGTCTTCAGAAGGAGTATAGAGCACTTTGTAAA GAACCTGTTTCACATATTGTTGCTCGCCCTTCCCCAAATGACATTCTTGAGTGGC ATTATGTATTGGAGGGAAGCCAGGGAACCCCTTTTGCAGGTGGATATTACTATGGAAAAATCAAGTTCCCTTCAGATTACCCATTTAAACCTCCAGGAATCAG CATGACCACTCCCAATGGTCGATTCATGACACAAAAGAAAATCTGCCTATCAATGAGTGATT TCCATCCAGAAAGTTGGAACCCTATGTGGTCTGTTTCAAG TATCCTTACAGGACTCCTGTCCTTCATG aTGGACAACAGTCCTACCACTGGTAGTGTGAATACAACTGTTGCAGAGAAGCAACGTCTTGCAAAAGCATCTATGGCCTTCAATTGCAAAAA CCCAACGTTTAGGAAACTGTTTCCTGAATATGTGGAGAAATATGAAGAACAGTGGGTATCAGAACAAGCTGTTGTGGAAGAGGTGGAGGGATCACCTGTGGTTGCAAGGAAGGAGGAGAATTTACAACCATTGGTGGAGAAAAAGGAGGTGAAGAGAATGGAATTGGCaaaggaggaggaagtgaaacaaGCCCGGAAACAGTCATTCCCGACTTGGATGCTGCTGTTGCTAGTTTCATTTGTTGGTCTTGTAATGGCTTTGCCTCTGCTTCaactttga